The genome window GAAACAATTCGGGGAAATAAACCGCGTATCCGCCGAACAGCGACAACTGGCAAAAGCCCATGATCGGCACCAGCCAGAACACGTCGCGAAACAACGTCACTGAGCCGATTGTTATTGTTGCTGAACTTGTGAAGGCGAAGGCCGAGGCCGTGCTGAACATCGCGGCCAGGAAGCACAGGGCGAACGTCGGCCTGCGCCCGAGCCATTGCGCAACGTAGCTGAACAAATAAACGCCCAAGCACGCCCCGCAGTTGAACATGATCGACGAAATGCCGGCCCATAACATCAGCCGCCATGACAATTGTTTCGAGCGTTCGACGATTCGATCGATCTGCTCGTGAATCTCTTTGTCGCTCGGCTGGTTCGCGCCGGCGGTCGAAGTGCCTTGGCCGAGCTTTCCGCTTAAATACTCTTCGCGACGCTTGTGCTCTTTCGCCGTTTGAGCCGTGCGGCCATGTTCGAGGTCCGCCTTGTCGAGGTGCTCCAAAACCGCCGCGATCGACACCGGCTTATTGCCCCGGTGGAGTTCGCGCGCGGCTGAATAGAGCAGGCTCGCTCCCTTCGGATCCGCTTCCGCGCCGATCAGATCGGCCGGCTGAATCTTGTCTTTGAAGGCATCGATCGACTTTGAATCGGAGATGAGATCGATTTTCGAGGGGTCGGCCACGAGTGCGGCAACCAATCGCCGGTCGGCCTGATCGTCGCCCGCGGTGCGGGCCTGGTTCTTGTAGTAGTTCTGAAAAATCTCGCGATTCAAATCGAAGCTGTAAAAGCCGATCGCCCACAGCCCAATGACCCCCGAGGCGGCCAGCACCATCCCGCCCAACGCTCGCCGCCGCCAGCGCGGATCGCCGAAGAGTTCGCGATACGAGCCGAGCGATTTATGGTCGGCCGTGCCGCCGGCGACTTTCGTCCAGCGCTCGGGTTCTTTCAACCGCC of Pirellulales bacterium contains these proteins:
- a CDS encoding MFS transporter; protein product: MAEFLGGPANPYSSPGPLSADDLGKPWYRLLTRYHWFVLLVASLGWMFDCLDQQLFILARMPAMRELLAGTGRDPTQWSTIATSVFLIGWASGGLAFGVLGDRIGRARTMLLTILLYSICTGLSAFSVTFWDFALFRFLTGLGVGGEFAVGVALVAEVMPERARPFALGLLQALSAVGNVSAAVIGITLFSVQWSGWDVFGTRLTAWRLMFLVGMIPALLALLIRRRLKEPERWTKVAGGTADHKSLGSYRELFGDPRWRRRALGGMVLAASGVIGLWAIGFYSFDLNREIFQNYYKNQARTAGDDQADRRLVAALVADPSKIDLISDSKSIDAFKDKIQPADLIGAEADPKGASLLYSAARELHRGNKPVSIAAVLEHLDKADLEHGRTAQTAKEHKRREEYLSGKLGQGTSTAGANQPSDKEIHEQIDRIVERSKQLSWRLMLWAGISSIMFNCGACLGVYLFSYVAQWLGRRPTFALCFLAAMFSTASAFAFTSSATITIGSVTLFRDVFWLVPIMGFCQLSLFGGYAVYFPELFPTRLRSTGTSFCYNVGRFVACSGPLVLGQLTSVAFKDAAEPLRGAGLSMCSIFLVGLAVLPFLPETKGQPLPE